One window of the Rosa rugosa chromosome 3, drRosRugo1.1, whole genome shotgun sequence genome contains the following:
- the LOC133738426 gene encoding protein-tyrosine-phosphatase PTP1 isoform X4 translates to MASSAAAKPLPLFESSADSPPARLRLSPDQYNYCSQALKFFKDKLQMPHQINQEFALLQGKRITASEMKRSCTVALDPVNVTKNRYTDVLPFDQNRVVLKSCKDYRPEARGYINASYISACSSESISRFIATQGPLPHTYEDFWEMVLENHCPVVVMLTRLVDYYKMVKCGDYFQAEDGPREFGNITIATKWTRTTGTSLVLRLLEVSSKELEEPPMSVLHIQYPEWPDHGVPTDTIAVREILKTIYQVPPNLGPIVVHCSAGIGRTGTYCTIHNTIQRILSGDMSALDLANTITTFRTERIGMVQTLFWYQSKTS, encoded by the exons ATGGCCTCTTCTGCCGCAGCAAAACCCCTCCCTTTGTTTGAGTCCTCGGCCGATTCTCCGCCGGCGAGACTCAGACTCAGCCCCGATCAGTATAACTACTGCTCCCAGGCTCTCAAATTCTTCAAAGACAAACTCCAGATGCCTCACCAGATCAACCAAGAGTTCGCTCTCTTACAG GGCAAGAGGATCACAGCATCTGAGATGAAGAGAAGTTGCACTGTGGCTCTGGACCCTGTCAATGTCACCAAAAATCGCTACACCGACGTCTTACCAT TTGATCAAAATAGGGTCGTTCTCAAGTCTTGTAAAGATTACAGACCTGAAGCAAGGGGCTACATTAATGCCAGCTACATCTCG GCTTGTTCCTCTGAAAGCATTTCTAGGTTTATAGCTACACAAGGTCCGCTTCCGCATACCTATGAGGATTTCTGGGAGATGGTACTTGAGAACCATTGCCCTGTAGTGGTCATGCTTACTCGCTTAGTCGACTATTACAAG ATGGTCAAGTGTGGAGATTATTTTCAGGCAGAAGATGGTCCTAGAGAATTCGGTAATATAACTATAGCCACCAAGTGGACAAGAACCACTGGCACTTCATTAGTATTGCGCCTTCTGGAGGTCAGCAGTAAGGAG TTAGAGGAACCACCAATGTCTGTGCTGCATATTCAGTATCCTGAATGGCCTGACCATGGAGTTCCCACGGATACAATTGCTGTTCGTGAAATCTTGAAGACAATATATCAAGTTCCACCCAACCTTGGCCCAATAGTGGTGCACTGCAG TGCAGGTATTGGGAGGACTGGAACATACTGCACAATTCATAATACAATTCAGAGAATTCTTTCTGGGGACATGTCTGCTTTAGATCTTGCTAATACAATAACCACGTTTAGGACTGAGCGTATTGGAATGGTGCAGACACTG ttttggtatcagagcaaaacATCCTAA
- the LOC133738426 gene encoding protein-tyrosine-phosphatase PTP1 isoform X3 — MASSAAAKPLPLFESSADSPPARLRLSPDQYNYCSQALKFFKDKLQMPHQINQEFALLQGKRITASEMKRSCTVALDPVNVTKNRYTDVLPFDQNRVVLKSCKDYRPEARGYINASYISACSSESISRFIATQGPLPHTYEDFWEMVLENHCPVVVMLTRLVDYYKMVKCGDYFQAEDGPREFGNITIATKWTRTTGTSLVLRLLEVSSKELEEPPMSVLHIQYPEWPDHGVPTDTIAVREILKTIYQVPPNLGPIVVHCSAGIGRTGTYCTIHNTIQRILSGDMSALDLANTITTFRTERIGMVQTLEQYFFCYSAIIDELEDLMADLNGERSSKELGQ; from the exons ATGGCCTCTTCTGCCGCAGCAAAACCCCTCCCTTTGTTTGAGTCCTCGGCCGATTCTCCGCCGGCGAGACTCAGACTCAGCCCCGATCAGTATAACTACTGCTCCCAGGCTCTCAAATTCTTCAAAGACAAACTCCAGATGCCTCACCAGATCAACCAAGAGTTCGCTCTCTTACAG GGCAAGAGGATCACAGCATCTGAGATGAAGAGAAGTTGCACTGTGGCTCTGGACCCTGTCAATGTCACCAAAAATCGCTACACCGACGTCTTACCAT TTGATCAAAATAGGGTCGTTCTCAAGTCTTGTAAAGATTACAGACCTGAAGCAAGGGGCTACATTAATGCCAGCTACATCTCG GCTTGTTCCTCTGAAAGCATTTCTAGGTTTATAGCTACACAAGGTCCGCTTCCGCATACCTATGAGGATTTCTGGGAGATGGTACTTGAGAACCATTGCCCTGTAGTGGTCATGCTTACTCGCTTAGTCGACTATTACAAG ATGGTCAAGTGTGGAGATTATTTTCAGGCAGAAGATGGTCCTAGAGAATTCGGTAATATAACTATAGCCACCAAGTGGACAAGAACCACTGGCACTTCATTAGTATTGCGCCTTCTGGAGGTCAGCAGTAAGGAG TTAGAGGAACCACCAATGTCTGTGCTGCATATTCAGTATCCTGAATGGCCTGACCATGGAGTTCCCACGGATACAATTGCTGTTCGTGAAATCTTGAAGACAATATATCAAGTTCCACCCAACCTTGGCCCAATAGTGGTGCACTGCAG TGCAGGTATTGGGAGGACTGGAACATACTGCACAATTCATAATACAATTCAGAGAATTCTTTCTGGGGACATGTCTGCTTTAGATCTTGCTAATACAATAACCACGTTTAGGACTGAGCGTATTGGAATGGTGCAGACACTG
- the LOC133738426 gene encoding protein-tyrosine-phosphatase PTP1 isoform X1, whose translation MASSAAAKPLPLFESSADSPPARLRLSPDQYNYCSQALKFFKDKLQMPHQINQEFALLQGKRITASEMKRSCTVALDPVNVTKNRYTDVLPFDQNRVVLKSCKDYRPEARGYINASYISACSSESISRFIATQGPLPHTYEDFWEMVLENHCPVVVMLTRLVDYYKMVKCGDYFQAEDGPREFGNITIATKWTRTTGTSLVLRLLEVSSKELEEPPMSVLHIQYPEWPDHGVPTDTIAVREILKTIYQVPPNLGPIVVHCSAGIGRTGTYCTIHNTIQRILSGDMSALDLANTITTFRTERIGMVQTLFSTQVKSNAAAMTWLEKTYPLWKPKIKPTPFWSKGKSPW comes from the exons ATGGCCTCTTCTGCCGCAGCAAAACCCCTCCCTTTGTTTGAGTCCTCGGCCGATTCTCCGCCGGCGAGACTCAGACTCAGCCCCGATCAGTATAACTACTGCTCCCAGGCTCTCAAATTCTTCAAAGACAAACTCCAGATGCCTCACCAGATCAACCAAGAGTTCGCTCTCTTACAG GGCAAGAGGATCACAGCATCTGAGATGAAGAGAAGTTGCACTGTGGCTCTGGACCCTGTCAATGTCACCAAAAATCGCTACACCGACGTCTTACCAT TTGATCAAAATAGGGTCGTTCTCAAGTCTTGTAAAGATTACAGACCTGAAGCAAGGGGCTACATTAATGCCAGCTACATCTCG GCTTGTTCCTCTGAAAGCATTTCTAGGTTTATAGCTACACAAGGTCCGCTTCCGCATACCTATGAGGATTTCTGGGAGATGGTACTTGAGAACCATTGCCCTGTAGTGGTCATGCTTACTCGCTTAGTCGACTATTACAAG ATGGTCAAGTGTGGAGATTATTTTCAGGCAGAAGATGGTCCTAGAGAATTCGGTAATATAACTATAGCCACCAAGTGGACAAGAACCACTGGCACTTCATTAGTATTGCGCCTTCTGGAGGTCAGCAGTAAGGAG TTAGAGGAACCACCAATGTCTGTGCTGCATATTCAGTATCCTGAATGGCCTGACCATGGAGTTCCCACGGATACAATTGCTGTTCGTGAAATCTTGAAGACAATATATCAAGTTCCACCCAACCTTGGCCCAATAGTGGTGCACTGCAG TGCAGGTATTGGGAGGACTGGAACATACTGCACAATTCATAATACAATTCAGAGAATTCTTTCTGGGGACATGTCTGCTTTAGATCTTGCTAATACAATAACCACGTTTAGGACTGAGCGTATTGGAATGGTGCAGACACTG TTTTCCACACAGGTAAAAAGTAATGCAGCAGCAATGACTTGGTTAGAAAAGACATATCCGCTTTGGAAACCTAAGATTAAGCCCACCCCATTTTGGTCCAAAGGAAAGTCTCCATGGTAG